A portion of the Sulfuricurvum kujiense DSM 16994 genome contains these proteins:
- the glgP gene encoding alpha-glucan family phosphorylase, producing MILHDYQYDAKYTKSIAYFSMEFAIHQGLKIYSGGLGFLSGSHMRSAYDLRQNVVGVGILWSFGYYDQTRSPDRSLKAEFIRKHYYFLKDLGIQAKVIIHSQEVHIKAYYLSPDIFSSAPLILLSTDIPENDFLARTITHKLYDANEETRISQEIVLGIGGVKVLEALKQKIDIYHMNEGHALPLVFELYAKYRDMDEVRKRVVFTTHTPEDAGNEQHNIDLLHKFGFFNGLDMETVRSIMMMENENNFNLTVGALRASKITNGVSKFHGEVANRMWKDCEGKSEIIHVTNAQNRRFWTDKELLAALDDHEDYQIISRKKHLKRGLFAIVADQTGKMFNPDILTIVWARRFAEYKRPGLIKHDFARFKKLLQRTDKPVQIIWAGKPYPFDTNAINVFNELIHISHDYPNMAVLVGYELDLSRMLKKGSDIWLNTPRVSREASGTSGMTASMNGSIHFSTDDGWHPEFAKHTINCFTIPPIDHDQPVELQDAEDNKNMMDMLENEIIPMYYDKPDHWVQMMKSAMSDVIPAFDSGRMAHEYYVKMYEH from the coding sequence ATGATTTTACACGACTACCAATATGATGCGAAATACACAAAAAGTATTGCCTATTTTTCGATGGAATTCGCGATTCATCAAGGGCTAAAAATCTATTCCGGAGGATTGGGCTTTTTGTCCGGTTCGCACATGCGCAGTGCTTATGATCTGCGTCAAAATGTTGTGGGAGTCGGCATATTATGGAGTTTTGGCTATTATGACCAGACGCGCAGTCCCGATCGAAGCCTCAAAGCCGAGTTTATTCGGAAACATTACTATTTTTTAAAAGATCTGGGAATACAGGCAAAAGTGATCATCCACTCGCAAGAGGTCCATATTAAAGCATATTATTTATCTCCGGACATTTTCAGCTCGGCCCCGTTGATTTTACTTTCGACCGATATCCCTGAAAACGATTTTCTAGCCCGTACGATCACTCATAAACTGTACGACGCCAACGAAGAGACCCGTATTTCTCAGGAAATCGTTTTAGGAATCGGGGGAGTCAAGGTACTCGAAGCGCTGAAACAAAAAATAGATATCTATCATATGAATGAAGGTCACGCTTTGCCGCTGGTATTTGAGCTTTATGCCAAATATCGCGATATGGACGAGGTTAGAAAGCGGGTTGTTTTTACGACCCATACCCCTGAAGATGCGGGGAACGAACAGCATAATATCGATCTGCTGCATAAATTCGGGTTTTTTAACGGCTTGGATATGGAAACGGTCCGCTCCATTATGATGATGGAAAACGAAAACAATTTCAATCTCACGGTCGGTGCGCTGCGTGCATCGAAAATTACTAACGGCGTCTCCAAATTCCATGGGGAAGTGGCGAACCGGATGTGGAAGGATTGCGAAGGAAAATCAGAAATCATTCACGTTACCAATGCGCAAAACCGCCGTTTTTGGACCGATAAAGAGTTATTGGCGGCATTGGACGATCATGAAGATTATCAGATTATCAGTCGAAAAAAACATCTTAAACGCGGTTTGTTTGCTATCGTTGCCGACCAAACCGGTAAAATGTTTAATCCCGATATTTTGACGATTGTCTGGGCACGCCGTTTTGCGGAGTACAAACGTCCGGGACTCATCAAACACGATTTCGCACGTTTTAAAAAGCTGCTTCAGCGTACCGATAAACCTGTTCAGATTATTTGGGCCGGAAAACCGTACCCTTTTGATACGAATGCGATCAACGTTTTCAACGAACTTATCCATATCAGTCATGATTATCCGAACATGGCTGTCTTGGTCGGATATGAGCTTGATCTCTCCCGAATGCTGAAAAAAGGGTCGGATATCTGGCTGAATACTCCTCGTGTTTCACGCGAAGCAAGCGGAACGAGCGGTATGACAGCGAGTATGAACGGTTCTATCCACTTCTCAACCGATGACGGATGGCACCCCGAATTTGCAAAACATACGATCAATTGTTTTACGATCCCTCCGATCGATCATGATCAGCCGGTTGAGCTTCAGGATGCCGAAGACAACAAAAACATGATGGATATGCTCGAAAACGAGATCATCCCTATGTATTACGATAAGCCTGATCACTGGGTGCAAATGATGAAAAGTGCGATGAGCGACGTTATTCCCGCCTTTGACTCAGGACGTATGGCACATGAATATTATGTCAAAATGTACGAGCACTGA
- a CDS encoding pyruvate kinase, with the protein MMKKDILSELFDNLLDLKEKMSSGVDKNMPNVSLLNMKYYLNVRKHDFSHLQDDLTKVGLSSFGRSQAHMEASINVALEMLSHALKKELHLPKALLSYEESHAIMDKNSEIFSTSEDKTKIMITVPSNYADEKEWFKNLSQEGVHLFRINTAHDNPSAWKEMSGEIKNACSDEKELKIYVDLAGPKIRTSLKKSKKSDKPKKYKLFCGDSVLIHPDGQPPLKKAAKQYDAVVGCTLEHLGGLVKVGDKVFVDDGKIEMVIDEILGDDIVCKVVSRNEKGISLKDEKGINFPNSDIAVRAICDHDKEVLPHICEYADIIGISFAQTSEDIHDLIDELDRLGKKGKIAIVAKIETQKGVENLPEILEALIEYGHSGIMIARGDLAIEIGFENLAYMQEEILDLCTAAHMPVILATQVLESKMKTNIPSRAEISDVVFAHKAECVMLNKGDYALETIKILTTILKQMDLVFRKNKLLYNPSFQWK; encoded by the coding sequence ATGATGAAGAAAGATATTTTATCCGAGTTATTTGATAACTTGTTGGATCTGAAAGAAAAAATGTCGTCCGGAGTAGACAAAAATATGCCAAATGTCTCTTTACTCAACATGAAATACTACCTCAATGTCCGGAAACACGATTTTTCCCATTTACAAGACGATCTTACCAAAGTCGGATTATCGTCGTTCGGACGTTCGCAAGCTCATATGGAGGCCAGTATCAATGTTGCGCTCGAGATGCTTTCTCATGCCCTTAAAAAAGAGCTGCATCTGCCTAAAGCACTATTAAGTTATGAAGAGTCGCATGCGATAATGGATAAGAACAGTGAAATTTTTTCCACATCCGAAGACAAAACAAAAATCATGATTACCGTCCCTTCGAACTATGCGGATGAAAAAGAGTGGTTCAAAAATCTGTCTCAGGAAGGGGTCCACCTTTTTCGGATTAATACAGCCCATGACAATCCGAGTGCATGGAAAGAGATGTCCGGAGAAATTAAAAATGCATGTTCCGACGAAAAAGAGCTGAAAATATACGTCGATCTTGCAGGCCCTAAGATCAGAACATCCCTAAAAAAATCAAAAAAATCGGACAAGCCGAAAAAATATAAACTTTTCTGCGGAGACAGTGTCCTAATACACCCGGACGGGCAGCCTCCGCTGAAAAAAGCCGCTAAACAATACGATGCCGTTGTCGGATGCACCCTAGAACATTTGGGCGGATTGGTCAAAGTCGGAGACAAGGTTTTTGTGGATGACGGAAAGATCGAAATGGTGATTGATGAGATACTCGGCGACGATATCGTCTGCAAAGTCGTATCGCGCAATGAAAAAGGGATATCGCTCAAAGATGAGAAAGGGATCAATTTCCCCAACAGCGATATCGCCGTACGAGCGATCTGCGATCATGATAAAGAGGTATTGCCCCATATTTGCGAATATGCCGATATTATAGGGATATCCTTTGCCCAAACATCCGAAGACATACACGATCTTATCGATGAGTTGGACCGCCTGGGCAAAAAAGGGAAAATTGCGATTGTCGCTAAAATCGAAACCCAAAAAGGGGTCGAAAATCTGCCCGAAATTCTCGAAGCATTGATTGAATACGGGCATTCAGGGATTATGATCGCACGGGGAGATTTGGCAATCGAAATAGGATTTGAAAATCTCGCCTATATGCAAGAAGAGATTTTAGACCTCTGCACCGCGGCACATATGCCGGTCATTTTGGCCACACAGGTTTTGGAAAGCAAAATGAAAACCAATATCCCGAGCCGTGCCGAGATATCGGATGTCGTTTTTGCCCATAAAGCAGAATGCGTTATGCTCAATAAAGGGGATTATGCACTGGAAACCATCAAAATTCTGACCACGATCCTTAAACAGATGGATCTTGTTTTCCGCAAAAATAAACTGCTTTATAATCCCAGCTTCCAGTGGAAGTAA
- a CDS encoding phosphoglycerate kinase, translated as MISNILMMSGVKSLKDVDLAGKRVLIRVDFNVPMDAHYNISDDSRIRAALPTINYCIDHNACSITLISHLGQPKNGYEDRYSLVHIQKRLERLLEKKVEFIDDLDTLKAQNSHCSAERIFLLENIRFFQGEKKNDPAFCKQLADLCDIYVNDAFGTSHRKDASTYGIADFAKIKVAGFLMMREIEAFTKALENPIRPIALVVGGSKISSKITLLTSVMPKIDKLIIGGAMSNTFLKALDHDMKASLVEDDFIEVAKEVLNEAKAHGVKVYLPVDVVITDSIESPVDIKVTPAQDVLEGFHAVDIGPATLKLFSEAIELSNTIIWNGPMGIYEISQFSKGTFKLASFIADSYAYSIVGGGDTADAVEKAGEKEKFSFISTGGGASLELLEGKILPGFEKLDRKES; from the coding sequence ATGATAAGTAACATTCTCATGATGAGCGGAGTTAAGAGTTTGAAAGATGTCGATTTGGCCGGAAAAAGAGTTTTGATCCGTGTCGATTTTAATGTCCCGATGGACGCGCATTACAACATATCCGATGACAGCCGTATACGGGCGGCTCTTCCGACCATTAACTACTGTATCGATCATAATGCCTGCTCTATTACCCTTATAAGCCATTTGGGACAGCCGAAAAACGGGTATGAAGATCGCTATTCTCTTGTGCATATCCAAAAACGTTTAGAGAGACTGCTTGAAAAAAAAGTGGAGTTTATTGACGATCTCGACACGTTAAAAGCCCAAAATTCCCATTGTTCGGCGGAGCGTATTTTTTTGCTTGAAAACATCCGTTTTTTTCAGGGAGAGAAAAAAAATGACCCTGCATTTTGTAAACAATTGGCAGACCTGTGCGACATTTATGTCAACGATGCATTCGGAACCTCGCATCGCAAAGACGCTTCGACCTATGGGATTGCCGATTTTGCGAAAATCAAAGTGGCCGGTTTTTTAATGATGCGGGAGATTGAGGCGTTTACCAAAGCACTGGAAAATCCGATTCGGCCGATCGCACTTGTTGTCGGCGGTTCCAAAATATCTTCTAAAATCACCCTGTTAACGTCGGTTATGCCGAAAATCGACAAACTGATTATCGGCGGTGCGATGAGCAATACATTTTTAAAAGCGTTGGATCATGACATGAAAGCTTCGCTGGTTGAAGATGATTTTATCGAAGTGGCAAAAGAGGTGTTGAATGAAGCCAAAGCACATGGGGTAAAAGTTTATCTCCCCGTCGATGTCGTTATAACTGACTCGATCGAATCACCTGTCGATATTAAGGTTACACCGGCCCAAGACGTACTTGAAGGGTTCCATGCCGTTGATATCGGTCCCGCGACACTTAAACTTTTTTCGGAGGCGATTGAACTCTCCAATACGATCATTTGGAACGGGCCTATGGGGATTTATGAAATCAGCCAGTTCTCAAAAGGGACATTCAAACTCGCTTCTTTCATCGCCGACAGCTATGCATACAGTATCGTCGGAGGAGGGGACACCGCCGATGCGGTAGAAAAAGCCGGTGAAAAAGAGAAGTTCAGCTTTATATCGACCGGAGGTGGCGCAAGCTTGGAGCTATTGGAAGGAAAAATTCTCCCCGGCTTTGAGAAGCTTGACCGAAAAGAATCATGA
- the corA gene encoding magnesium/cobalt transporter CorA, translating into MIVVYRHNNGSIDAVSLNEIQDPAEHEKIVWIDIFKANEEEIKQVEILFNIKMPTKHEREEIELSSRYWEDSRSININSYFFVSFFFVENSKSHYNESVSFVLQDNILFTVRDSELQTFEIMSKMLMSNPKEFFSGYEIFMHIFDIRIDRDADLLEYASRESDEIRKKLLWEADAHSVELLRKISTLQEFTQKVRQSVFDKRRILTAMVKSPKLSQEIKQDITIMMKDLNSLVEFITIDGNTLDNLQNLFLAQTNIEQNKIIKLFTVASVVLMPPTLVASIYGMNFRFMPELGWHLGYPFSLGLMIIAGLIPLLYFRNRGWL; encoded by the coding sequence ATGATAGTCGTCTACCGTCATAATAACGGCTCGATAGATGCCGTTTCGCTAAACGAGATACAAGATCCTGCAGAACATGAAAAGATTGTCTGGATCGATATCTTTAAAGCAAATGAAGAAGAGATAAAACAAGTAGAAATATTGTTTAATATTAAAATGCCGACAAAGCATGAAAGGGAAGAGATAGAACTTAGCTCGCGTTATTGGGAAGACAGCCGAAGCATCAACATCAATTCATACTTCTTTGTCTCTTTCTTTTTTGTCGAGAACAGTAAATCGCACTACAACGAAAGCGTCAGTTTCGTACTCCAGGACAATATCCTCTTTACCGTGCGTGACAGCGAGCTTCAAACATTCGAGATCATGAGCAAAATGCTGATGTCGAACCCGAAAGAGTTTTTTTCAGGGTATGAGATTTTCATGCATATCTTTGATATCCGGATCGACAGAGATGCCGATCTGCTCGAATACGCTTCCAGAGAATCGGATGAGATCCGCAAAAAACTATTGTGGGAAGCGGATGCCCATTCGGTTGAGTTATTGAGAAAAATTTCCACGTTGCAGGAATTTACCCAAAAGGTACGTCAATCGGTCTTTGACAAACGGAGAATATTGACGGCGATGGTCAAATCCCCTAAACTTTCTCAAGAAATCAAACAAGACATTACGATTATGATGAAAGACCTGAATTCGTTGGTAGAGTTTATTACGATAGACGGCAATACGCTCGACAACCTTCAAAACCTTTTTTTGGCCCAGACCAATATCGAACAAAACAAGATCATCAAACTCTTTACCGTCGCCAGTGTGGTGTTGATGCCTCCGACACTCGTCGCCAGTATTTACGGTATGAACTTTCGTTTTATGCCGGAACTCGGCTGGCATTTGGGGTATCCGTTTTCACTTGGGCTGATGATTATCGCCGGATTGATACCCCTTCTTTATTTTCGAAATCGGGGATGGCTGTAA
- a CDS encoding acetate/propionate family kinase, producing the protein MSILVINAGSSSIKYSIYNTKTLQLIDHGLIEEIRDHHEGFEVMRTQLQLHNIDITKIDAIGHRVVHGGERFHEPARVDDALIREITALIPLAPLHNPANIEGIQAARAIAPSVPNFAVFDTAFHQTMPPYAYRYPLAHDLYESFHVRRYGFHGTSHHYVSIQASDLLQKPIESLNLITFHIGNGVSACAIQKGRSIDTSMGMTPLEGLMMGTRCGSIDPSIIGYLMHEKGMSIEEVDTLLNKKSGLLAIAGTNDLRSIIEARKSGDANAALAIDMFAYRLRKQLGAYMSVLRGVDAVIFTGGIGEHSPLIHEMVCEGLEHMGICLDRAKNSAFETRIHDEASTVALLVIPTDEERQIALYVQSLLSA; encoded by the coding sequence ATGAGTATTTTGGTCATCAATGCGGGAAGTTCTTCCATCAAATACAGCATTTACAATACAAAAACACTGCAGTTGATCGATCACGGACTAATCGAGGAGATTCGCGATCACCACGAGGGTTTTGAAGTAATGCGTACCCAATTGCAACTGCACAATATCGATATTACCAAAATCGATGCTATCGGCCATCGTGTCGTACACGGCGGAGAACGTTTTCATGAACCCGCACGCGTCGATGATGCGCTCATCCGTGAAATCACTGCCCTCATCCCTCTCGCACCGCTCCATAACCCGGCAAATATCGAGGGGATTCAAGCCGCCCGAGCCATTGCTCCGAGTGTCCCGAATTTTGCGGTATTCGATACGGCTTTCCATCAGACCATGCCCCCTTATGCGTACCGCTATCCCCTCGCACATGATTTGTACGAATCGTTTCATGTCCGCCGGTACGGCTTTCACGGTACCTCCCACCATTATGTAAGCATTCAGGCGTCCGATCTGCTGCAAAAGCCTATCGAGTCTTTGAATTTAATTACCTTTCATATCGGCAACGGTGTAAGCGCCTGTGCTATTCAAAAAGGGCGCAGTATCGATACTTCCATGGGGATGACGCCTCTGGAGGGGCTGATGATGGGGACGCGATGCGGAAGCATCGATCCCTCAATCATAGGGTATCTTATGCATGAAAAAGGGATGAGTATCGAAGAAGTGGATACGCTCTTGAATAAAAAAAGCGGCTTGCTGGCTATTGCCGGTACCAATGACCTCAGATCGATCATTGAAGCGCGAAAGAGTGGTGATGCCAATGCGGCTTTGGCCATTGATATGTTTGCCTACAGACTTAGAAAACAGCTCGGAGCATACATGAGCGTCTTACGCGGTGTCGATGCCGTCATCTTTACCGGCGGGATCGGCGAACACTCACCGCTGATCCATGAAATGGTATGCGAAGGACTGGAACATATGGGCATCTGTTTGGACAGAGCTAAAAACAGTGCGTTTGAAACCCGGATTCACGATGAAGCAAGCACCGTAGCACTGCTCGTTATTCCGACGGATGAGGAGCGGCAGATCGCTCTGTACGTTCAATCACTGTTAAGCGCTTAA